One segment of Ricinus communis isolate WT05 ecotype wild-type chromosome 8, ASM1957865v1, whole genome shotgun sequence DNA contains the following:
- the LOC107261398 gene encoding uncharacterized protein LOC107261398 has translation MRLQGVSEEQIKMHAFPFSLADRAKDWLFYLPSDSITTWTDIPRAFLDKFFPASRAASIRREICGIKQKDVENLHEYWERFKKLCASCPQHGITEQLLIQYFYEGLLPMERKKMDAASGDAIVNKTAQAARELISIMAANSQQFGFSQDSTLRRVNEVSSNSVETQFSKLTSLVQQLALGNAPKARVCGVCTDPSHPTDMCLTLQEDSNEQVNMVGGFPNKQCDPYSNTYNPGYRDHPNLSYGSINQNFQQRSGNFQQSPLVKQGMSLEDIVKELANNTNVFQ, from the coding sequence ATGAGACTACAAGGGGTAtctgaagaacaaatcaaaatgcatgcatttccattttcattAGCCGATAGAGCTAAGGATTGGCTATTCTATTTGCCATCTGATTCTATCACCACATGGACGGATATACCAAGAGCATTCCTTGACAAGTTCTTTCCCGCCTCAAGAGCCGCAAGTATAAGGAGGGAAATATGTGGAATCAAGCAAAAAGATGTGGAGAATCTCCATGAATATTGGGAACGGTTCAAAAAATTATGCGCGAGTTGCCCTCAACATGGAATTACCGAACAACTTCTCATCCAATACTTTTATGAGGGATTGTTACCCATGGAGAGAAAAAAGATGGATGCCGCTAGTGGAGACGCTATAGTGAACAAAACTGCTCAAGCCGCTAGGGAATTGATCTCCATCATGGCTGCCAACTCTCAACAATTTGGCTTCAgtcaagactcaacactaagAAGAGTGAATGAGGTAAGTAGCAATTCTGTCGAAACTCAATTTTCTAAACTAACCTCTCTTGTTCAACAATTGGCCTTAGGAAATGCACCAAAAGCCAGAGTTTGCGGAGTTTGTACTGATCCAAGTCATCCAACCGACATGTGTCTAACACTTCAAGAGGATTCTAATGAGCAAGTTAACATGGTTGGAGGATTTCCAAATAAGCAGTGTGATCCATATTCAAACACGTACAATCCAGGATATAGGGATCATCCTAACCTTAGCTATGGatcaataaatcaaaatttccaaCAAAGATCGGGAAATTTCCAACAATCACCTCTCGTAAAGCAAGGTATGTCTCTTGAGGATATTGTTAAAGAGCTTGCTAATAATACAAATGTTTTTCAATAG